CGACGTCGGGCAGCTCACCGAGCGCATGCACGTCCTGCTCACGCAGGCGAGCGGCGCGAACTGCCCCCGTGCGCTGCAGCGGCAGCGCACGGAGAGCGAGGGGTGACGGACAGGCGCCCACGGCCGACCGGGGCCGGACTCACCGGTCGCGGGGCCGGGATCACCAGTCCCCGTCGCCGACCGGCTTGCCCGGCGCGTCGCCCAGCGGCTTGGTCTGACCCGGCGACGGCGGCTGCCACGGAGTGTGGTCGTCGCCGAGCCAGTCACCGACCGGCTTGACCGCGCCGAGTTCGTCCGTGGGATCGAGATCCGTGGCGTCCTGGTCGTAGTAGTCGAACCAGGGCAACCCGGCCCGGGTGTAGGCCGCGCGGTCGACGGGCGACGGCGGCGGAGCCTCACCCGTGATGCGCCGCCACTCCGGCGGCGTCACCAGATGGACGAAGACCCGCCCGGACGCGGTGGTCGACCAGTCCGACAGCGGGCGGTCGTCCTGGTACACCTCCTGGCGCATCGAACCGCCCACGCCGAGCCCCATCGCCCCCGAGGCGCGGGGCGGAGCCGCTGGCACCGGACCGCCCGGCTGCGGCGGCATGCCCCCGGGTGCGGCCATCGCGGCGGGCGCGGCCATCGGAGCCGGGCCGCCGTAGCCGCCCGGCGCCCGCTGGGCCTGCCTGCGTGCCGTCTCCTCCGCCAGCCTGCGCTGCTCCTCACGCCACGCGTGCAGCGCGGACCCGGTCAGCGGGAACGACTGGAGCTGTACGCCGCCCCAGACCTCCTCGCCGGTCACCTGGCCCTCGACCGTGGCGCCCAGCCCGAGCGGCACCGCCACGAACTGACGGACCGTGCCTTTCCCGGAGTTGATGCCGTCGAGCCACGGCTGGCGGGGCAGTACGACGTAGTTCTGCGGATCCCGGGCCGGCCGGGGGCTCCACGGCTTGCCGGACACCGCACACACCTTGCCCGCGCCCACCTGGAGGGCCGCCGGTTCCGTCGTACCGCCGAAGCTCAGCCACATCGCCTCGCGCAGGTAGACCGGCAGCATCACTCCGCCGCGGGCCAGCCACTCGGCGGGGACCGTGTCCGGGTAGTCCTCCACGCGGCGCAGCGGGAACTCGCCGAGCCCGGGGGGCAGCGCGTGCGTGCCCGACTCGGGCAGGCGCAGGGTGCGGATGAACCGGACCCGCACACCGCCCGCCAGCAGCAGTGAGTTCCCGTCGATCCGGACGGTGCCGTCGGCCATCCGCGCTCCTTCTGTCGTCATTCGTCGTCACGTGTCGTCATGTGCCGCCGCGTGGGCGGATCACCCTGTCGCGGCGGCGTCGCCACGTCACGTAGTACGACCCGCGGGGGCCCTGCGGTTCCGTCGTGAGCGGCGCAGTCCGCGCAGGCGGCGGTTGAGGCGGTCCAGCCGGGGCATGCGCTCGCGCTGTTCGTGCGTGCAGCGGTCCAGTTCCTCCAGCAGGCGGCGGGAGCGGTGTTCCATGTCGAGTTCGTCGAGGATGCGGGTGACCTCGGTGACCACGGCGCCGTACAGCTGCCACTGGTGCGCGTCCCGCTGCACCTCCTCCAGGAGGAGCTGGGCCAGTTTGTCGCGGGTGGCCGTCGCGGCGGTGAGTTCGTGGGCGAGCCGGGCCTCCGCCGACTCGGCGCTGCGGCTGACGTCGGTGGTGACCAGCACGGCGAAGCTGACCACGGCGTCACCGACCTCGGACAGCAGTTGCTCGAAGACCGCCCCGATGTGCGCCTCGAAAGACGGCTCGGGCGTGCGTTCCTTGGCGAGGTCGGTGAGGGTACGGGTGAGCACCCGCAGCACCACCGTGCAGATCTCCAGCGTGTCGAGGCCGGTGCGCAGGACGACCCGGTGCAACAGGCCCTCCCGGACGCGCGGATTGAGCCGCAGGCTGTCCTCGGCCTGTTTGAGGGCCGCGTCCACGTCGACGATGTCGTGGTCGAGCTGCCGTGCCTCGTGCAGGCTCTCGGCCGCGACGGCCACCTGCGGCCGGCCGGCCGCCTCCTCGCCGACGCGCAGCATCAGCCGTCGCATCCGGCGGGCCAGATCCTCGATGGACTCACCGGCGGCGCCGACCCACACCGGGGGAGCGAACAGCAGATTGCAGCCGAGGCCGACCGCGGCACCGATCACCGTCTCCAGGATCCGGGCCCAGGCCGTGTCGCCGATCCGGGTGACGCCGAGGACGAGCATGGCGCTGATCGCCACCTCGGGGACGAACTCGCTGACCCGCACCAGGTGCCCGACGGCCAGCGCGGCCAGGATGAGCAGGCCGAGGCTCCACCAGGTCAGCCCCACCAGGGCGCTGAAACCGATGGCGACGAGGACGCCGGCCACCACGGCGTTCACCCGGCGGATGCCGGTGGTGAGAGTGGCGTAGAGCGTGACCTGGACGACGAGGAGGGCGGTCAGGGGAGCGGTGAGCGGCGCGGCCTCGGGGCTGAAGCGCAGAGCGACCACGTAGGCCACGGTCGCGGCCGCCGCCGCCCGGACCGTCTGGACGATCACGGGCTGCTGCCGCCACTTCGTCACCTGGGCGCTGCCGGCGGCCCACACTTCACGTACATCTCGCATCCTTGGCCACTTCCCGTTCGACGGCCGCGTCGAACGCGAACGGAGGGGGTTGCTCCGCCGAGGCCGCCTACCGTCCGGTCGGTCAGCAGTGCGCCGGGGTGGATCCGGCGGGGATCAGGAGTGGAGGCGGTCCAGGAAGGCCGCCACCTGGCCGTTCATACGAGCGACCTGCTCCTCCACGGTGAGGCTCTCCTCGAAGCGCGCCCCGGGTCCCGGCAGCTTCTTGCCGCGTACGTAGAGGGAGCAGGCGAGGTCGGCGCAGATGTAGACGCCGACGGAGTTGCCCTCGCGGCCGGCCGGGCCGACCTTGCGCGCCGTCATCAGCGAGACGCCGTTTCCCGGGTGGGTGGTCAGGCAGAGCGAACACATGCTGCGGTGCGTGAAGCCGCGCTGCTGGGAGGGGAAGCGCAGGGTCACGCCGACGGGGCCGCCCGACCGCTCGGTCACCAGATAGCTGCGGTCGAGTGCCCCGGGGTCGCGCCAGCCCAGGAAGTCCAGCTGGTCCCACGGCCGGTCCGCCAGATCGTGCGGTACGAACAGGCGCTTGGCCTCTCCTTTGGAGCAGTTGACGAACGAACTGCGGATGTCCTGCTCCGTAAGCGGCTTCATGGGGGGTCTCCTGGCGGATCGGGGCGGTGCGGCCTGGTGGGGCGCGAAGGCTGAACCTAGGATCACTAGGTTATGACCTATGATACGTAGCCGATCCGGGGAGGGCCAATGTGTTTTTGTGGGGTGCCTCGGGACAGGGCCTAGACGTCGTCGTCCAGGTCCGGGTCGGAGCCGGCGTCCGGGTCCGTGTTGGACAGGCGCAGGGCGAGGGCGCGCAGCAGATCGGTGCTCTTGATCTCGGTGCGCTGTGTGTCGTGGACGTCGGCGAGTTCCGAGAACAGGAAGGCGAAGGCGCCGACCAGGGAGATGGCGGCGGGCATCAGGGCGTCGACGACCGCCTGGCCGGCCTCGGCGGGGGTGGCGTCGCCGGGGACCTCCACGGAGGGGAAGACCTCCGTCACGAGCCTGCCGAGCTGGGCCTCGCCGGCGTCGATGTCGACCTCGGTGTCCTCGTTGAGCCTGCGCACCATTTCCTGGGTCTCGGTCAGGACGCCGATCGCTCGGAGGATGATCTCGCTCTGTTCCATGCGGGGAGCTTATGCGGTGCGGCTGTTGGGGGGTCGCGCCGTTCCCCGCGCCCCCAAAAAGACTGCGCCGTTCCCCGCGCCCCAGAAAGCTGAAAGACCGCGCCGTTCCCCGCGCCCCTGACAAGCTGGCCTGGGGAGAGGGGAAGCGGTATGTCGGGGGAGCAGGCTGGGCTCGTTCTGGAGGCCGTCGGGGTTTCGGCGAGCCGTCTCGAACGGTGTCGGGTGCTCAGTGGTGGCACGTACAACACCGTCGAGGAGCTGCTGCTCACCGACGGCAGCCGGTACGTGCTGAAGACCCCGCCCCCGCCGGACGTCCCCGGCCTGAGCCACGAGCGTGGACTCCTCGTCTCCGAGGCGGAGTTCTACCGTGCGGCGGCCACCGTCGGCGTGCCCGCGCCGCGCGTGGTGGGCGTCTCCTTCGACATGTCCGCTCCCACGGGCCGCCATCTGCTGATGACCGCCTGCCCGGGCGACCTGTGGGACGACCGTTTCACGGCAGACGAACAGGCCTCTCTGCGTGCGGAGTTGGGAAAGCTGGTGGCCCGGCTGCATGCGGTGACCGGTCCCGGGTTCGGGTATCCGTCCGGTGCGCTCGGACCGCTGTCCGCCGACTGGCGCACCGCCTTCACCGCCATGTACGCGGCCGTCCTGGACGACGCCCGCCGGTACGGGGCCTGGCTGCCCCGCCCGCTGGACGAGGTGGCCCGGACGGCCGCGTCCGCGTACGGCGCCCTTGACGACGTAACCGTGCCACGGCTGGTCCACTTCGACCTGTGGCGGGGGAACATCCTGGTCGAACGCCCAGCCGGTAGCGGCGAGCCCCGGATCGGCGGGCTGATCGACGGCGAGCGCATGTTCTGGGGCGACCCGCTGGCGGACTTCGTGTCCCTGGCCCTGCTCGACGACATCGAGAAGGACAGGGATTTTCTGGCGGGCTATCGGACGGTCCGTCAGGAGGAAGACGTACAGGCCGAGTTCACCGACTCGGCCCGCCGCCGTCTCGCCCTCTACCGCTCCTACCTCTACCTGATCATGCTCACCGAGACGGTCCCCCGAGGCATGGGGGACGAGCACGGCACCTGGCTCCGGGACACGGTGGCCCCGGAACTCGGCACGGCCGTCGACGAGTTGACCCGGTAGGCCTGGACCTGGGCGTCAGGCGGCCTTGCGCTGCCCGCCCCCGTGCTCGCGGACGATCTCGGCGTACCGGCGCCCGCTCCCCTTCACCGTGCGCCGCTGCGTCCGGTAGTCCACGTGGACCAGCCCGAACCGCTTGTCGTAGCCGTACGCCCACTCGAAGTTGTCCAGCAGCGACCAGGCGAAGTAACCCGCCAGCGGGGCCCCCTTGCGGGCCGCGGAGGCGCAGGCCGCCAGGTGCTGTTCGAGGTACAGGGTGCGCTCGGGATCGTCGACCGTGCCGTCCGGGCGTACGACGTCCGGGTAGGCGGAGCCGTTCTCGGTGACGTACAGCTTCCGGGCGCCGTACTCGTCCGTGAGGCGCAGCAGCAGGCTTTCGATGCCGGCCGCGTCGATCTCCCAGTCCATGGCCGTGCGCGGCACGTCGTGACGGCGTACGGCGGCGGCGTACGGGACCGGGCCCGTCGGGTCGTCCGCGATGACGGACGGGAAGTAGTAGTTGAGCCCCAGCCAGTCCAGCGGCTGGGCCATCGTCGCCAAGTCCCCCTCTCGTTCCGGGAGTTCGACTCCGTACACCTCGCGCATGTCCGCCGGGAAGCCGCGGCCGTGGACCGGGTCGAGCCACCAGCGGTTGGTGTGCCCGTCCATGCGCCGGGCCGCCGCCACGTCCTCGGGGCGCTCGGTGGCGGCCTCGACGTAGGACAGGTTGTTGACGATGCCGACCTGGGCGCCGGGGGCCGCGGCGCGGATCGCCTGGGTGGCGAGGCCGTGGCCGAGGAGCAGGTGGTAGGAGGCCCGGACCGCCGCGGTGAGGTCCGTCAGGCCCGGGGCCATCCGGCCCTCCAGATGGCCGATCCACGCCGAGCACAGCGGCTCGTTGAGAGTCGTCCAGTGCTGGACGCGGTCGCCGAGGCGCTCGGCCACCACCGACGCGTACGACGCCAGATGGTGCGCCGTGTCGCGCTCGGTCCAGCCGCCCCGGTCCTGGAGCACCTGCGGAAGGTCCCAGTGGTACAGGGTGACCGACGGCGTGATGCCGGCCTCCAGCAGACCGTCGATCAGCGCGTCGTAGAAGTCGAGCCCCTTCGCGTTCGCCGGTCCGTCACCGCCCGGCACCACCCGCGGCCAGGCGATCGACAGCCGGTACGCGTTGGTGCCCAGCTCCTTCATCAGGGCGATGTCCTCGCGCCACCGGTGGTAGTGGTCGCAGGCGACATCCCCGTGGTCGTCGCCGTCCACCTTCCCCGGTGTGTGCGAGAAGGTGTCCCAGATGGAGGGCGAACGGCCGTCCTCGGCCACGGCACCTTCGATCTGGTACGCCGAGGTGGCCGTGCCCCACACGAAGTCCTGGGGGAGTGCGGCGAGATCGATGGTCACAGAAGTCCTCTCGGAAGGCGCTCGGAACGGGGGGAGCCGAGTGGCGGGCGGGTCGGTGGTCACTTGACGGCCCCGGCGGTGAGTCCGGCGACCAGATAGCGCTGCAGCAGCAGGAACCCGGCGACCACCGGCACGCTCACCACGAGTGAGGCGGCCATGACCTGGTTCCAGTACACGTCGTTCTGGGTGGCGTAGCCCTGGAGGCCGACGGCGAGCGTGCGGGTGGTGTCGTTGGTCATCACCGACGCGAACAGCACCTCGCCCCACGCCGTCATGAACGCGTACACCGCGACGGCGACGATCCCGGGCACGGCGGCGGGCACGACGACCCTGAAGAGCGCGCCGAGCGGCCCGTTGCCGTCCACCATCGCCGCCTCGTCCAGGTCGCGCGGCACCGACTCGAAGTACCCGATCAGCATCCAGATCGAGAACGGCAGCGAGAACGTCAGATAGGTGAGGATCAATCCGAGCCGCGAGCCGAAGAGCGCGATGCCCGTGGCGTTGCCGATGTTCACGTAGATCAGGAACAGCGGGAGCAGGAACAGGATCCCGGGGAACATCTGCGTCGACAGCACGGTCACGGTGAACAGGCGCTTGCCGCGGAAGCGGTAGCGGCTCACCCCGTACGCGGCGAAGATCGCGATCGCCACCGAGAGGACCGTCGCCGCGCCCGCCACGATCAGCGAGTTGACGAAGTACTTCGCCAGCGGGACCGTCGACCAGATGTCGATGTACGGGCGGATCGTCAGCCCGCTGGGCAGCCAGCGGAACTCGCCCGACACGTCCTGGAGCGGCTTCAGCGAGCTGGACAGCATCACGTACACCGGCAGCAGGACGAACCCGGTGAGCAGCGTGAGGAAGATCCGGCGCGACCAGACGAACGACCGCGGCGCGGCCATCGGTGAGCGCCGCGCGGTCCGGTACGTCCTAGACATCGGCGGCCCTCCGTCCGCGCGAGGTCAGGACGAGGTAGACGCCCGTCACGACCAGCAGGAACAGCAGAAGCAGCACGGACATCGCGGATCCCGTCCCGAAGTTCCACGTCACGAACGACGACTGGTAGATGTGGATCGAGATCAGATCGGCGGCCTCCGGGGCCGCCTTGCCGAACAGCACGTACGGCGTGTTGAAGTCGTTGAACGTCCACAGGAAGAGCACGAGGACCAGCACCTGGTTGACCGGGCGCAGCGACGGCAGCGTGATGCGGCGCAGCTGCTGGAGCATCCCGGCCCCGTCGATCGAGGCCGCCTCGTACAGCTCCTTGGGAATGTTCTGCAGGCCCGCCATCACGATCAGGAAGGCGAACGGCCAGCCCTTCCACACCGA
This sequence is a window from Streptomyces ortus. Protein-coding genes within it:
- a CDS encoding FBP domain-containing protein, with translation MKPLTEQDIRSSFVNCSKGEAKRLFVPHDLADRPWDQLDFLGWRDPGALDRSYLVTERSGGPVGVTLRFPSQQRGFTHRSMCSLCLTTHPGNGVSLMTARKVGPAGREGNSVGVYICADLACSLYVRGKKLPGPGARFEESLTVEEQVARMNGQVAAFLDRLHS
- a CDS encoding FUSC family protein, whose product is MRDVREVWAAGSAQVTKWRQQPVIVQTVRAAAAATVAYVVALRFSPEAAPLTAPLTALLVVQVTLYATLTTGIRRVNAVVAGVLVAIGFSALVGLTWWSLGLLILAALAVGHLVRVSEFVPEVAISAMLVLGVTRIGDTAWARILETVIGAAVGLGCNLLFAPPVWVGAAGESIEDLARRMRRLMLRVGEEAAGRPQVAVAAESLHEARQLDHDIVDVDAALKQAEDSLRLNPRVREGLLHRVVLRTGLDTLEICTVVLRVLTRTLTDLAKERTPEPSFEAHIGAVFEQLLSEVGDAVVSFAVLVTTDVSRSAESAEARLAHELTAATATRDKLAQLLLEEVQRDAHQWQLYGAVVTEVTRILDELDMEHRSRRLLEELDRCTHEQRERMPRLDRLNRRLRGLRRSRRNRRAPAGRTT
- a CDS encoding GH1 family beta-glucosidase produces the protein MTIDLAALPQDFVWGTATSAYQIEGAVAEDGRSPSIWDTFSHTPGKVDGDDHGDVACDHYHRWREDIALMKELGTNAYRLSIAWPRVVPGGDGPANAKGLDFYDALIDGLLEAGITPSVTLYHWDLPQVLQDRGGWTERDTAHHLASYASVVAERLGDRVQHWTTLNEPLCSAWIGHLEGRMAPGLTDLTAAVRASYHLLLGHGLATQAIRAAAPGAQVGIVNNLSYVEAATERPEDVAAARRMDGHTNRWWLDPVHGRGFPADMREVYGVELPEREGDLATMAQPLDWLGLNYYFPSVIADDPTGPVPYAAAVRRHDVPRTAMDWEIDAAGIESLLLRLTDEYGARKLYVTENGSAYPDVVRPDGTVDDPERTLYLEQHLAACASAARKGAPLAGYFAWSLLDNFEWAYGYDKRFGLVHVDYRTQRRTVKGSGRRYAEIVREHGGGQRKAA
- a CDS encoding carbohydrate ABC transporter permease, with amino-acid sequence MAAPRSFVWSRRIFLTLLTGFVLLPVYVMLSSSLKPLQDVSGEFRWLPSGLTIRPYIDIWSTVPLAKYFVNSLIVAGAATVLSVAIAIFAAYGVSRYRFRGKRLFTVTVLSTQMFPGILFLLPLFLIYVNIGNATGIALFGSRLGLILTYLTFSLPFSIWMLIGYFESVPRDLDEAAMVDGNGPLGALFRVVVPAAVPGIVAVAVYAFMTAWGEVLFASVMTNDTTRTLAVGLQGYATQNDVYWNQVMAASLVVSVPVVAGFLLLQRYLVAGLTAGAVK
- a CDS encoding phosphotransferase family protein; amino-acid sequence: MSGEQAGLVLEAVGVSASRLERCRVLSGGTYNTVEELLLTDGSRYVLKTPPPPDVPGLSHERGLLVSEAEFYRAAATVGVPAPRVVGVSFDMSAPTGRHLLMTACPGDLWDDRFTADEQASLRAELGKLVARLHAVTGPGFGYPSGALGPLSADWRTAFTAMYAAVLDDARRYGAWLPRPLDEVARTAASAYGALDDVTVPRLVHFDLWRGNILVERPAGSGEPRIGGLIDGERMFWGDPLADFVSLALLDDIEKDRDFLAGYRTVRQEEDVQAEFTDSARRRLALYRSYLYLIMLTETVPRGMGDEHGTWLRDTVAPELGTAVDELTR